From the Nodularia sp. NIES-3585 genome, one window contains:
- a CDS encoding GAF domain-containing protein produces MSVHESSFGEKADLIIGISNQENHYLQPNSTPVGNLARRKGTISSFLAPLTQDTFKQVVTDVEQKLQIVHQTLSMLDSQGFETILQEMLHSITFKTGELLGADRTTIFLLDEDKQELWSTLAEGEREGVASLEIRIPADKGIAGEVATFKKVINIPFDFYQDPRSVFAQEQEKRTGYRTYTMLALPLLNEDGKLVAVVQLLNKLKSSNNANDPLCERVDTEGFSKADEQLFQEFAPSIRLILESSRSFYMATQKQRALAALMKAIKSLSQSSLDLEDTLNRVMEEAKELMNADRSTLWLIDRDRHELWTKITQDDGSTRELRVPIGKGFAGIVAASGQKLNIPFDLYEDADSATAKQMDQQNGYRTCSLLCMPVFNADQELIGVTQLVNKKKSGDFPPYNPAIWPKAPECFQASFDRNDEEFMEAFNIQAGVALQNAQLFATVKQQEQMQRDILRSLSNGVISTDKTGIIITANESAKHLLGLEPEDRLEGQLITEAIAIKEGDFIKWYQDALQTNDLNVSQQYYPDQTLVSGGVELHSINLSINTIADATDQEQVRGALVVMEDISDEKRLKSTMYRYMTQELAEELLKLDDAKLGGDRKEVSILFSDIRGYTTLTENLEAEEVVNMLNDYFESMVEAVFKHKGTLDKYIGDAIMAVFGSPLPLENHAWMAVQTSVEMRHRLLEFNQRRHAAGKPRIKIGIGINSDTVISGNIGSSKRMEFTAIGDGVNLGSRLESITKQYGCDIILSDNTFKPCQDSIWARELDYIRVKGRNEPVAIYELVGLRSDPVSSEQLQLIEYYHKGREYYLNRQFTYARAEFAKVLGVDNQDKAAMLHLLRCQHWLQSPPTDFEWDQGVWTFQEK; encoded by the coding sequence ATGTCAGTCCATGAAAGTAGTTTTGGGGAGAAGGCAGATTTAATTATTGGTATTAGCAACCAAGAAAATCACTATTTGCAACCAAATTCTACTCCTGTAGGTAATTTGGCTAGAAGAAAAGGAACCATTTCGAGCTTTCTTGCTCCCTTGACTCAGGACACTTTTAAACAAGTTGTTACAGACGTTGAGCAAAAATTGCAGATTGTGCATCAAACCCTATCAATGTTAGATTCTCAAGGGTTTGAAACGATTCTCCAAGAAATGTTGCATTCGATTACCTTCAAAACAGGAGAGTTACTAGGAGCAGACAGGACAACAATATTCTTATTAGATGAAGATAAACAAGAACTTTGGTCAACTTTAGCTGAGGGGGAAAGAGAAGGAGTAGCTTCTCTAGAGATTCGGATTCCAGCAGATAAAGGGATTGCAGGCGAAGTCGCTACGTTCAAGAAAGTTATAAATATTCCTTTCGATTTTTATCAAGATCCGCGTTCTGTATTTGCTCAAGAACAAGAAAAAAGAACCGGCTATCGTACTTATACAATGCTAGCGTTGCCACTATTGAATGAAGATGGAAAATTAGTGGCCGTGGTGCAATTGCTCAATAAATTAAAATCGTCAAATAATGCCAATGATCCGCTCTGTGAGCGGGTGGATACTGAAGGTTTTAGCAAGGCTGACGAACAATTATTTCAAGAATTTGCTCCTTCAATTCGATTGATTTTAGAGTCGTCGCGTTCGTTTTATATGGCGACTCAAAAACAAAGAGCCTTAGCGGCGTTGATGAAAGCGATCAAGTCTCTGAGTCAAAGCAGTCTTGACTTAGAAGATACCCTGAACCGGGTGATGGAAGAGGCGAAGGAACTGATGAATGCTGATCGCAGTACTCTATGGCTGATAGATCGCGATCGCCATGAATTATGGACTAAGATTACCCAGGATGATGGTTCTACTAGGGAGTTACGAGTACCAATAGGTAAAGGTTTTGCGGGTATCGTCGCTGCATCTGGACAAAAGCTGAATATTCCCTTTGACTTATATGAGGATGCTGACTCAGCTACCGCTAAACAAATGGATCAGCAAAATGGCTATCGTACCTGTAGTTTACTGTGTATGCCAGTATTTAACGCTGATCAGGAATTGATTGGGGTGACTCAATTAGTCAATAAAAAGAAATCAGGGGATTTTCCGCCATACAATCCGGCTATTTGGCCCAAAGCGCCTGAATGCTTCCAAGCTAGCTTTGACCGCAACGATGAAGAGTTTATGGAAGCTTTTAATATTCAAGCGGGTGTGGCGCTGCAAAATGCTCAGTTGTTCGCCACCGTCAAGCAACAAGAACAAATGCAACGGGATATTTTGCGTAGTCTTTCCAACGGTGTGATTTCTACAGATAAAACCGGGATAATTATCACTGCTAATGAAAGTGCCAAACACTTATTAGGATTAGAACCCGAAGACCGTTTAGAAGGCCAATTAATTACTGAAGCGATCGCAATTAAAGAAGGTGACTTTATTAAGTGGTATCAAGATGCTTTACAAACCAATGATTTAAATGTTTCACAGCAATATTACCCTGATCAGACACTCGTGAGTGGTGGAGTAGAACTGCACAGTATTAATTTGTCCATCAACACCATTGCTGATGCTACTGATCAAGAGCAAGTGCGGGGGGCGCTGGTGGTGATGGAAGATATCAGTGATGAAAAGCGCCTCAAGAGTACTATGTACCGCTATATGACTCAGGAATTAGCCGAAGAATTGCTGAAATTGGATGATGCTAAACTAGGAGGCGATCGCAAAGAAGTTTCAATTTTATTTTCCGATATTCGCGGTTACACCACTTTGACAGAAAATTTGGAAGCTGAAGAAGTGGTGAATATGCTCAACGACTATTTTGAATCAATGGTAGAAGCGGTATTTAAGCATAAAGGCACTCTGGATAAATATATCGGAGATGCCATCATGGCTGTATTTGGTTCCCCTCTACCTTTGGAAAACCACGCCTGGATGGCTGTGCAAACATCCGTAGAAATGCGCCATCGCTTGCTGGAATTTAATCAACGTCGCCATGCTGCTGGTAAGCCCAGAATTAAAATTGGCATTGGTATCAATTCGGATACTGTGATTAGTGGCAATATCGGCTCTAGTAAACGGATGGAATTTACTGCAATTGGTGATGGCGTTAATCTTGGTTCCCGATTAGAAAGCATTACTAAACAGTACGGTTGTGACATTATTCTCAGTGATAATACCTTCAAACCTTGCCAAGACTCTATTTGGGCGAGAGAATTAGACTACATTCGCGTTAAAGGCAGAAATGAGCCAGTAGCTATATACGAATTGGTAGGTTTGCGTTCCGATCCCGTTAGTAGCGAACAATTACAACTAATTGAGTACTATCATAAAGGACGTGAGTATTACCTCAATCGCCAATTTACCTATGCCAGAGCCGAGTTTGCCAAAGTTTTGGGAGTTGACAACCAAGATAAAGCCGCTATGTTGCATCTCTTACGTTGTCAGCACTGGTTGCAATCACCACCAACAGACTTTGAATGGGATCAGGGCGTTTGGACTTTTCAAGAGAAATAA